A single window of Danaus plexippus chromosome 31, MEX_DaPlex, whole genome shotgun sequence DNA harbors:
- the LOC116778558 gene encoding dentin sialophosphoprotein-like, with protein sequence MHQNDTDDEEPRRSSSRRNSGPFSRRGSIKKETEGKISAPGSRTSTPKKTAKLSGTQNLELLVTGKQLLKKSDRANSLPITNRRQSTDSLKRRLVPKSFKTSLSQSRGTSIDDDMSLDLSQVSDFEDSLSKYGIKKVLPVATSTPKKPVKSHSLHSSIQKKEKQKLSNKSDSTVTCDSFVKTDSTSSYRQAVSTELDYSSMSPNSAASSDSAGAVQGTLVSPHTHDLQDSSTGISTFREDNSGEWGQFWANYNNSLASVPSRYYDQCPTPYRTEDIDLADLEFSTEGSRKRSPENIKTINNIIRNEGLHLTPRETQNIIKCAHILGNVLTKAIERQSKEYEYSQEKIQELYVEKPMPETEIKKKNLTLDLKETVLPLEVKEEKRWESVPTQTDISLPNTKSAPKIFESILRQLSRSSIDEAEKTIIECQEEKTEENESKETK encoded by the exons ATGCATCAGAACGATACGGACGACGAAGAACCAAGAAGATCGTCTTCTAGAAGGAACTCCGGGCCGTTCTCGCGGAGAGGCAGCATTAAGAAGGAGACAGAAGGAAAGATTTCAGCTCCAGGGTCGAGGACGTCGACCCCTAAAAAGACAGCGAAGCTCTCAGGAACACAAAACCTTGAGTTACTGGTCACAGGAAAACAGTTGTTGAAGAA AAGCGACAGAGCCAACTCTCTTCCCATAACCAACAGGCGGCAATCAACAGACTCACTAAAACGGAGACTTGTACCGAAGAGCTTTAAAACGTCTCTCTCCCAGAGTAGAGGAACTTCTATAGACGATGACATGTCTTTGGATCTATCGCAG GTATCAGACTTTGAAGATTCATTATCGAAGTATGGCATCAAGAAGGTGCTCCCGGTCGCTACGTCGACTCCAAAGAAACCAGTCAAGAGTCATTCTTTACACAGCAGCATACAGAAGAAAGAAAAACAGAAACTCTCTAATAAAAGTGACAGCACGGTCACCTGTGACAGCTTCGTCAAAACAGACTCTACAAGCTCCTACAG ACAGGCCGTGAGCACAGAGCTCGATTACTCTTCAATGTCTCCGAACTCCGCGGCATCATCGGACAGCGCGGGCGCCGTCCAGGGCACGTTGGTGTCTCCACATACCCACGATCTTCAAGACTCCAG CACGGGTATCAGTACTTTCCGCGAGGACAACTCCGGTGAGTGGGGTCAGTTCTGGGCGAACTACAACAACTCGCTGGCGAGCGTGCCCAGCAGATACTACGACCAATGTCCAACGCCGTACAGGACTGAGGACATCGACCTTGCGGATTTag aattctcAACAGAGGGTTCAAGGAAACGTTCAccagaaaacattaaaacaatcaaCAATATCATAAGAAACGAAGGATTACACCTAACACCGAGAGAAACACAGAACATCATTAAATGCGCCCACATCCTTGGGAATGTCCTCACTAAAGCGATCGAAAGACAATCAAAAGAGTATGAATACAGCCAAGAGAAAATACAAGAGCTGTACGTTGAAAAACCGATGCCTGAAactgagataaaaaaaaagaatctgACATTAGATCTGAAAGAGACAGTCTTACCTCTGGAGGTTAAAGAGGAAAAGAGATGGGAGAGCGTCCCGACACAAACTGACATCTCGCTGCCGAATACGAAAAGCGCGccgaaaatatttgaaagcaTTTTAAGACAATTATCAAGGAGTTCAATAGACGAAGCCGAAAAGACGATAATAGAATGCCAAGAAGAGAAGACAGAGGAGAATGAGAGTAAGGAGACGAAATAG
- the LOC116778559 gene encoding SAP30-binding protein, with amino-acid sequence MTSQALATLTATYTDSEGEEEMEDGDPTPEKSVTHHTQSAPTSPKNIDDTKQSASAPVSPKRSLVSYVDDTIVSDDEQLSPNAETQDDMRRLSMETDTDEAVPRSDPDDSEDSVLIPPEPTAKCPKELQDKITKFYTRMVNEGYDMNKIIQDKKNFRNPSIYEKLIQFCDINELDTNYPPEIYDPLKWGKESYYDELAKVQKLEMEKREKDRKEKSKIDFITGVAKKSDSDDDKKRKSKWDQAAPNVANKPSIKQPGLLQQPLTSNVTGTKGTVISAFGSIAKKPKL; translated from the coding sequence ATGACTTCGCAAGCGTTAGCCACATTGACCGCGACGTACACAGACTCCGAAGGTGAGGAGGAAATGGAAGATGGAGATCCTACACCTGAGAAATCGGTCACTCATCACACACAGTCAGCTCCAACCAGTCCCAAGAACATCGACGACACCAAACAATCTGCTTCCGCACCAGTTTCTCCAAAACGAAGTTTGGTCTCGTACGTAGACGACACTATCGTATCCGATGACGAACAATTGTCTCCTAACGCGGAAACTCAGGACGATATGAGAAGATTATCGATGGAAACCGATACAGATGAAGCTGTCCCACGATCAGATCCCGACGATTCAGAGGATAGTGTCCTCATACCTCCGGAACCAACAGCCAAATGTCCCAAGGAATTACAagacaaaataacaaaattttacacaaGAATGGTCAACGAAGGTTACGACatgaacaaaataattcaGGATAAAAAGAATTTCCGAAATCCAAGCATATACGAGAAGTTGATACAATTCTGCGACATCAACGAGCTCGACACGAACTACCCACCAGAAATATATGATCCTCTAAAATGGGGCAAGGAATCCTACTACGATGAGCTCGCTAAAGTCCAAAAGCTAGAGATGGAGAAACGGGAAAAGGATCGCAAAGAGAAGTCCAAAATAGATTTCATCACCGGAGTGGCAAAGAAGTCGGACAGCGACGATGACAAGAAACGGAAGTCCAAGTGGGACCAAGCGGCGCCCAACGTAGCCAACAAACCCAGCATCAAACAACCGGGGCTCCTCCAGCAACCGCTGACGAGCAACGTCACCGGCACCAAGGGCACTGTGATATCAGCGTTCGGTTCCATTGCCAAGAAGCCAAAACTATGA
- the LOC116778557 gene encoding M-phase inducer phosphatase-like isoform X1, producing the protein MWEHCEDDCQCSGLITESFKINSGNNATKRKQDEAVTKNYRLKMNPHSLDFKKSPLSPINTPKRRILGQIQSSPLLKPKDSPTIERLKKTPIQSPRPDRSPLTSRFNRSNKITRIFEERSKFKMSNKENFSETFIKIDVEEETRCSFENFPSCSTTMSHWSMAKLDFTDALQNEFDTPQKESIYVPEKEVDLDTDLDTLHDLEEEFDSQNFDTCTKYEIISTESPDIISNGRRNTRKITSRNFCFGAPLSDNEQSTSFNRPNEKATRMLNFEDESFEFTSPAAKRSNMSVKKSLKFNETPTKNLLRHEKSDSSIGSMSSPVSTKLRIYPSESTTSMESGFISELEEPFLDMDEISNSPKMANFNELLSGTIKESFQVEEFSLRRPLQRSLSFNPSNKAKVSLFSIAESPKKNNKRCERREEENVCNKRRKSNCADPEEKIQRPVLQRAFSENNASIMSALARSVVDPDLIGDFSQPFALPLTSGDHTDLKSVSCETLAALLRGEYDDSIGEFKVIDCRYPYEYEGGHILGALNLYTQEQILSLINEPLKAKGTKRNILVFHCEFSLERGPKLSRFLRSSDRAKNKEHYPSLDYPEVYLLHEGYRAFYQRFPDMCSPAGYTAMLDPQHRHLLRKHRSIQPSTSGHRRNRLLL; encoded by the exons ATGTGGGAACATTGTGAAGACGACTGCCAATGCTCCGG ACTCATCACTGAGAGCTTCAAGATAAATTCCGGCAACAACGCCACAAAACGTAAACAGGACGAGGCTGTAACGAAAAactacagattaaaaatgaatCCCCATTCCCTGGACTTCAAGAAGTCACCGTTGTCACCGATCAATACTCCGAAGAGACGGATCCTTGGACAGATTCAGAGTTCACCGCTTCTTAAACCCAAAGACTCTCCTACGATTGAGAGGCTGAAGAAAACGCCGATACAATCACCCAGACCGGATAGATCACCGCTGACGAGTAGATTCAATAGatccaataaaataactaGGATATTTGAGGAAAGGTCTAAGTTCAAGATGtccaataaagaaaattttagcGAGACCTTCATCAAAATTGATGTGGAGGAAGAAACGAGGTGTTCCTTTGAGAACTTCCCGTCCTGCTCGACGACCATGTCACATTGGTCGATGGCCAAG CTGGATTTCACGGATGCTCTGCAAAACGAGTTTGATACACCACAAAAAGAGAGTATATATGTGCCAGAGAAAGAAGTTGATTTGGACACCGATTTAGACACCTTACATGACCTGGAGGAGGAATTTGATTCCCAGAACTTCGACACCTGCACGAAATATGAGATAATATCTACAGAGAGCCCAGATATCATATCAAACGGACGGAGGAATACTAGGAAGATCACATCAAGAAACTTCTGCTTCGGTGCACCTCTCTCAGACAACGAGCAATCCACATCATTCAACAGACCAAACGAGAAAGCAACGAGAATGCTCAACTTTGAGGACGAGAGCTTCGAATTTACGTCACCAGCGGCCAAGAGGTCCAACATGTCCGTCAAGAAATCGTTGAAATTCAACGAAACaccaacaaaaaatttattaagacatGAGAAAAGTGATTCGAGCATCGGGTCTATGTCATCTCCTGTATCCACTAAGTTGAGGATATACCCATCAGAATCCACTACATCCATGGAGAGTGGATTCATATCGGAGTTAGAGGAACCTTTCCTGGATATGGATGAGATATCAAACTCACCCAAGATGGCAAATTTCAACGAGCTATTATCCGGAACGATCAAAGAGAGCTTCCAAGTCGAAGAATTCAGTTTACGGAGACCGCTACAGAGAAGTTTGAGTTTCAATCCATCTAACAAAGCCAAGGTTTCCCTCTTTTCCATCGCTGAGAGTCCCAAGAAGAATAACAAGAGGTGCGAGAGGAGAGAAGAAGAGAATGTGTGTAACAAGAGGAGAAAATCTAATTGTGCTGATCCAGAAGAGAAGATTCAACGGCCCGTGTTACAGAGAGCTTTCTCGGAGAACAATGCATCCATCATGTCAGCGTTGGCCCGAT CTGTGGTTGATCCAGATTTAATCGGAGACTTCTCCCAGCCCTTTGCGTTGCCACTCACAAGCGGCGACCACACTGACCTCAAATCCGTTTCCTGTGAAACACTGGCAGCTCTGCTGAGAGGAGAATATGATGACAGCATCGGAGAATTCAAG gtAATAGACTGCCGTTACCCATATGAGTACGAAGGAGGTCACATCCTTGGAGCCCTGAACCTATACACCCAGGAACAGATCCTGTCACTCATCAACGAGCCGTTGAAAGCCAAAGGCACCAAACGGAACATACTGGTGTTCCACTGTGAATTCTCCTTGGAGAGAGGACCCAAGTT ATCCAGGTTTCTGCGTTCATCAGACAGAGCTAAGAACAAGGAACACTACCCCTCGCTGGACTATCCCGAGGTATATTTACTTCATGAGGGCTACAGAGCCTTCTACCAACGTTTCCCGGACATGTGCTCGCCGGCCGGATACACCGCCATGTTGGATCCGCAGCACAGGCATCTGTTGAGGAAGCACAGATCCATACAACCATCCACATCGGGCCACAGGCGGAATCGTCTGCTACTATAA
- the LOC116778557 gene encoding M-phase inducer phosphatase-like isoform X2: MNPHSLDFKKSPLSPINTPKRRILGQIQSSPLLKPKDSPTIERLKKTPIQSPRPDRSPLTSRFNRSNKITRIFEERSKFKMSNKENFSETFIKIDVEEETRCSFENFPSCSTTMSHWSMAKLDFTDALQNEFDTPQKESIYVPEKEVDLDTDLDTLHDLEEEFDSQNFDTCTKYEIISTESPDIISNGRRNTRKITSRNFCFGAPLSDNEQSTSFNRPNEKATRMLNFEDESFEFTSPAAKRSNMSVKKSLKFNETPTKNLLRHEKSDSSIGSMSSPVSTKLRIYPSESTTSMESGFISELEEPFLDMDEISNSPKMANFNELLSGTIKESFQVEEFSLRRPLQRSLSFNPSNKAKVSLFSIAESPKKNNKRCERREEENVCNKRRKSNCADPEEKIQRPVLQRAFSENNASIMSALARSVVDPDLIGDFSQPFALPLTSGDHTDLKSVSCETLAALLRGEYDDSIGEFKVIDCRYPYEYEGGHILGALNLYTQEQILSLINEPLKAKGTKRNILVFHCEFSLERGPKLSRFLRSSDRAKNKEHYPSLDYPEVYLLHEGYRAFYQRFPDMCSPAGYTAMLDPQHRHLLRKHRSIQPSTSGHRRNRLLL; encoded by the exons atgaatCCCCATTCCCTGGACTTCAAGAAGTCACCGTTGTCACCGATCAATACTCCGAAGAGACGGATCCTTGGACAGATTCAGAGTTCACCGCTTCTTAAACCCAAAGACTCTCCTACGATTGAGAGGCTGAAGAAAACGCCGATACAATCACCCAGACCGGATAGATCACCGCTGACGAGTAGATTCAATAGatccaataaaataactaGGATATTTGAGGAAAGGTCTAAGTTCAAGATGtccaataaagaaaattttagcGAGACCTTCATCAAAATTGATGTGGAGGAAGAAACGAGGTGTTCCTTTGAGAACTTCCCGTCCTGCTCGACGACCATGTCACATTGGTCGATGGCCAAG CTGGATTTCACGGATGCTCTGCAAAACGAGTTTGATACACCACAAAAAGAGAGTATATATGTGCCAGAGAAAGAAGTTGATTTGGACACCGATTTAGACACCTTACATGACCTGGAGGAGGAATTTGATTCCCAGAACTTCGACACCTGCACGAAATATGAGATAATATCTACAGAGAGCCCAGATATCATATCAAACGGACGGAGGAATACTAGGAAGATCACATCAAGAAACTTCTGCTTCGGTGCACCTCTCTCAGACAACGAGCAATCCACATCATTCAACAGACCAAACGAGAAAGCAACGAGAATGCTCAACTTTGAGGACGAGAGCTTCGAATTTACGTCACCAGCGGCCAAGAGGTCCAACATGTCCGTCAAGAAATCGTTGAAATTCAACGAAACaccaacaaaaaatttattaagacatGAGAAAAGTGATTCGAGCATCGGGTCTATGTCATCTCCTGTATCCACTAAGTTGAGGATATACCCATCAGAATCCACTACATCCATGGAGAGTGGATTCATATCGGAGTTAGAGGAACCTTTCCTGGATATGGATGAGATATCAAACTCACCCAAGATGGCAAATTTCAACGAGCTATTATCCGGAACGATCAAAGAGAGCTTCCAAGTCGAAGAATTCAGTTTACGGAGACCGCTACAGAGAAGTTTGAGTTTCAATCCATCTAACAAAGCCAAGGTTTCCCTCTTTTCCATCGCTGAGAGTCCCAAGAAGAATAACAAGAGGTGCGAGAGGAGAGAAGAAGAGAATGTGTGTAACAAGAGGAGAAAATCTAATTGTGCTGATCCAGAAGAGAAGATTCAACGGCCCGTGTTACAGAGAGCTTTCTCGGAGAACAATGCATCCATCATGTCAGCGTTGGCCCGAT CTGTGGTTGATCCAGATTTAATCGGAGACTTCTCCCAGCCCTTTGCGTTGCCACTCACAAGCGGCGACCACACTGACCTCAAATCCGTTTCCTGTGAAACACTGGCAGCTCTGCTGAGAGGAGAATATGATGACAGCATCGGAGAATTCAAG gtAATAGACTGCCGTTACCCATATGAGTACGAAGGAGGTCACATCCTTGGAGCCCTGAACCTATACACCCAGGAACAGATCCTGTCACTCATCAACGAGCCGTTGAAAGCCAAAGGCACCAAACGGAACATACTGGTGTTCCACTGTGAATTCTCCTTGGAGAGAGGACCCAAGTT ATCCAGGTTTCTGCGTTCATCAGACAGAGCTAAGAACAAGGAACACTACCCCTCGCTGGACTATCCCGAGGTATATTTACTTCATGAGGGCTACAGAGCCTTCTACCAACGTTTCCCGGACATGTGCTCGCCGGCCGGATACACCGCCATGTTGGATCCGCAGCACAGGCATCTGTTGAGGAAGCACAGATCCATACAACCATCCACATCGGGCCACAGGCGGAATCGTCTGCTACTATAA
- the LOC116778220 gene encoding uncharacterized protein LOC116778220 gives MCAVLNNKSLILLNFLLFSTCVAKRKHNYQTSLYLRKGKDLNVQRFNARGLDGYEYKDWEEKLPDVYDYILPKTNVTTTTVHANVTQTSPKEQTQSTNPTATDSQYTELTNTTVTTEVPLTITPIPTLSLPLTPSSNSTTTEATIEAAATDEIPDFPSDFVFNHPTDTTTSEPYVTFVEPTKAKIRAEMLESKRKLRAGFFTSSAYVLLKIIDRKRDEDVGNLLLGLNSEVIRLNSLHHLAVFGTVVTTALSTMVRVMATTPIEVIRSQTKTGINMIETKKDSLNPDTNAMFDVVDAMYTDEEYHNMVDVLTDIENYPNITKPVEKISEDLIVASVLRPFSRIQGTAKAKLFLSELDRVVKSKLLIGRRRMNVRRKPGKSTVASPTFFRKSMRPKFTKPLPKVFPTPATENSTEVDYTSYVKDPKVMKKLKTKMIIYKQKFKQIRKNERKMKTKRGPTSTALLTTTTPPMRKSKYYMRKYVLKNLYKMKTTLEKTSYFTWRYHGPYKKFRPLRKFMEANDGIETDRLSYGAGRSNSDLEIDEVNERDEELSRFTISMAESNKDPTKANLPESSVSEEVKLKANLKDAMYHPNNETVKRRSNIGKVNKIRMDSFSDDEALLKGNIYRVFGYSDDFAKRLRTLAREQG, from the exons ATGTGTGctgttttaaacaataaaagtttgattttattaaattttcttctgTTTTCAACGTGCGTGGCGAAAAGAA AACATAATTATCAAACGTCGTTATACTTACGTAAGGGAAAAGATTTGAACGTGCAGAGATTTAATGCGAGAGGTCTCGACGGGTATGAGTACAAAGATTGGGAAGAGAAGCTGCCGGATGTGTACGATTATATATTACCAAAAACTAACGTCACCACTACGACTGTCCACGCAAATGTGACTCAAACATCGCCTAAAGAACAAACTCAATCAACAAATCCTACAGCAACAGACTCCCAATACACAGAACTCACTAACACAACTGTAACAACTGAAGTTCCCTTAACTATAACTCCCATTCCCACCCTATCCCTTCCTTTGACACCCTCATCCAATTCCACAACTACTGAAGCAACTATAGAAGCAGCAGCCACAGATGAGATACCTGACTTTCCTTCTGATTTCGTATTCAATCATCCAACCGACACTACCACAAGCG AACCATACGTCACATTCGTCGAACCAACCAAGGCTAAGATCAGGGCGGAGATGTTGGAATCCAAGAGGAAGCTAAGAGCTGGCTTCTTCACGTCTAGCGCTTACGTCTTGTTGAAAATCATTGATAGGAAGCGAGATGAGGACGTTGGTAATTTACTTCTGGGATTGAACTCGGAAGTTATTCG ctTGAATTCCCTTCATCACCTCGCCGTTTTCGGGACGGTGGTCACCACGGCGCTCTCGACCATGGTGCGAGTGATGGCCACAACGCCCATAGAAGTGATTCGAT CCCAAACGAAAACCGGCATAAACATGATAGAAACTAAGAAGGATTCCCTCAATCCGGATACCAACGCCATGTTCGATGTAGTGGACGCCATGTACACGGACGAGGAGTACCACAATATGGTGGACGTGCTGACGGACATTGAGAACTACCCCAACATCACGAAACCAGTTGAGAAGATCTCTGAAGACTTAATAGTAGCTTCCGTCCTGAGACCGTTCTCAAGGATCCAGGGCACAGCGAAGGCTAAGCTGTTCCTCTCAGAGCTCGACCGAGTGGTCAAGAGCAAGTTACTGATAGGTCGTCGGAGAATGAATGTAAGAAGAAAACCAGGGAAAAGTACAG TCGCCTCACCGACGTTTTTTAGAAAATCGATGCGTCCGAAGTTCACCAAACCACTACCCAAGGTGTTCCCTACACCAGCAACAGAGAACTCCACTGAAGTAGACTACACCAGCTACGTCAAGGATCCCAAGGTGATGAAGAAGCTCAAGACCAAAATGATTATATACAAACAGAAATTCAAACAGATTAGGAAAAATGAACGCAAAATGAAGACAAAAAGGGGTCCGACATCAACAGCCCTCCTAACAACAACGACGCCGCCCATGCGTAAAAGCAAATACTATATGAGGAAATACGTGCTGAAGAATCTGTACAAGATGAAGACTACCCTCGAGAAGACCAGTTACTTCACCTGGAGGTACCATGGACCGTACAAGAAGTTCAGGCCGTTGAGGAAGTTTATGGAGGCCAATGATGGTATAGAAACAGATAGACTCAGTTACGGAGCTGGAAGATCCAACTCAGACTTGGAGATAGACGAGGTGAATGAAAGAGATGAAGAGTTGAGCAGATTCACAATATCCATGGCGGAGTCCAACAAAGATCCCACCAAAGCCAACCTTCCAGAGAGTTCTGTGAGCGAAGAGGTTAAACTTAAAGCCAATTTAAAGGACGCGATGTATCACCCCAACAACGAAACGGTCAAAAGGAGATCGAACATTGGAAAAGTTAACAAGATACGAATGGACAGCTTCAGTGATGACGAGGCTTTGTTGAAAGGCAACATATACAGGGTGTTCGGCTATAGCGATGATTTTGCTAAGCGACTACGGACGTTAGCGAGAGAACAGGGTTGA